The following are from one region of the Anguilla rostrata isolate EN2019 chromosome 7, ASM1855537v3, whole genome shotgun sequence genome:
- the mettl3 gene encoding N6-adenosine-methyltransferase subunit METTL3 produces MSDTWSNIQAHKKQLDSLRVRLQRRRKDPTQLGIEVGSVEGGSTRSDSPGPALQSTPQAERPPDPELERRLLGYLSELSLSLPTDSLTITTQLSTPEAAVSHVCIQSLLLKFSAQELIEVRQPSVATPSSAPPSTLVTSVDHTKLWAMIGGGAPAQRSGVKRKGEDQSHHKRAPGSSPSLPAPSSPPAPSSISLAPPSSQLLGPSDWKVGGGGGADKKGRASKSQTSHLDMEIESLLNQQSTKEQQSKKVSREILELLNTSTAKEQSIVEKFRSRGRAQVQEFCDHGTKEECVRSGDTPQPCTKLHFRRIINKHTDESLGDCSFLNTCFHMDMCKYVHYEIDCPPDTEGGPLGPQVGTTELGLHGAHTDSNVGKLFPSQWICCDIRYLDVSILGKFAVVMADPPWDIHMELPYGTLTDDEMRKLNIPILQDEGFLFLWVTGRAMELGRECLSLWGYERVDEIIWVKTNQLQRIIRTGRTGHWLNHGKEHCLVGVKGNPQGFNRGLDCDVIVAEVRSTSHKPDEIYGMIERLSPGTRKIELFGRPHNVQPNWVTLGNQLDGIHLLDPDVVARFRKRYPDGVISKPKNM; encoded by the exons ATGTCGGACACATGGAGCAATATCCAGGCACACAAGAAGCAGCTGGACTCCCTGCGGGTGCGGCTGCAGCGACGCCGCAAGGACCCCACGCAGCTAGGCATAG AGGTGGGGTCTGTGGAGGGGGGGTCCACGCGCAGTGACAGTCCCGGCCCAGCCCTCCAGAGCACTCCCCAAGCAGAGCGCCCCCCTGACCCAGAACTGGAGAGGAGGCTTCTGGGATACCTGTCAGAGCTGAGCCTCTCGCTCCCAACAGACTCGCTCACCATCACCACCCAGCTGAgcact CCTGAGGCTGCAGTCTCCCATGTCTGCATACAGAGTCTACTGCTCAAGTTCTCCGCGCAGGAGCTGATCGAGGTGCGGCAGCCCTCTGTCGCCACGCCCagctctgccccgccctccACGCTCGTCACCTCCGTCGACCACACAAAACTCTGGGCCATGATTGGGGGCGGCGCTCCGGCGCAGAGGAGTGGTGTCAAGAGGAAAGGGGAGGaccaatcacatcacaaaagagctcctggctcctccccctcccttcctgccCCCTCTTCACCCCCAGCACCCTCTTCCATCTCTCTGGCTCCACCCTCCTCCCAGCTGCTTGGGCCCTCTGATTGgaaggtgggaggagggggcggggctgataAAAAGGGCCGGGCCAGTAAGAGCCAGACATCCCACCTGGACATGGAGATCGAGAGCCTGCTCAACCAGCAGTCCACCAAGGAGCAGCAGAGCAAGAAG GTGAGCCGGGAGATTCTGGAGCTGCTGAACACCAGCACGGCGAAGGAGCAGTCCATCGTGGAGAAGTTCCGGTCCCGCGGCCGCGCCCAGGTCCAGGAGTTCTGCGACCACGGGACCAAGGAGGAGTGTGTGCGGTCCGGAGACACGCCCCAGCCCTGCACCAAACTGCACTTCCG GCGCATCATTAACAAGCACACAGATGAGAGCCTGGGAGATTGCTCCTTCCTCAACACCTGCTTCCACATGGACATGTGCAAGTACGTGCACTACGAGATCGACTGCCCCCCTGACACGGAGGGGGGGCCCCTGGGGCCGCAGGTGGGCACCACCGAGCTGGGCCTGCATGGGGCCCACACAGACAGCAACGTGGGAAAACTCTTCCCCTcgcag TGGATCTGCTGTGATATCCGCTACCTGGACGTGTCGATCCTGGGGAAGTTTGCGGTGGTGATGGCCGACCCACCCTGGGACATCCACATGGAGCTACCGTACGGGACCCTGACTGACGACGAAATGAGGAAACTCAACATCCCCATCCTGCAGGACGAGGgcttcctgttcctctgggtCACTGGCCG gGCTATGGAGCTGGGCAGGGAGTGTCTAAGCCTGTGGGG gTATGAGCGTGTGGATGAGATTATTTGGGTGAAGACGAATCAGCTCCAGAGAATAATCCGCACTGGGAGGACTGGCCACTGGCTCAATCACGGCAAGGAGCACTgcctg GTGGGCGTGAAAGGAAACCCCCAGGGCTTCAACAGAGGGCTggactgtgatgtcattgtagcagag GTGCGCTCCACCAGTCATAAACCAGATGAGATCTACGGGATGATCGAGCGCCTCTCTCCAGGCACCAGGAAGATCGAGCTCTTCGGCCGACCTCACAATGTGCAGCccaactg ggtgACTCTGGGTAATCAGCTGGATGGTATTCACCTGTTGGACCCAGATGTCGTGGCTCGCTTTAGGAAGCGGTATCCAGACGGAGTCATCTCCAAGCCCAAAAACATGTAG